A section of the Piliocolobus tephrosceles isolate RC106 chromosome 14, ASM277652v3, whole genome shotgun sequence genome encodes:
- the NFIL3 gene encoding nuclear factor interleukin-3-regulated protein: protein MQLRKMQTIKKEQASLDANSNVDKMMVLNSALTEVSEDSTTGEELLLSEGSVGKNKSSACRRKREFIPDEKKDAMYWEKRRKNNEAAKRSREKRRLNDLVLENKLIALGEENATLKAELLSLKLKFGLISSTAYAQEIQKLSNSTAVYFQDYQTSKSSVSSFVDEHEPSMVASSCISVIKHSPQSSLSDVSEVSSVEHTQESSVQGSCRSPENKFQIIKQEPMELESYTREPRDDRGSYTASIYQNYMGNSFSGYSHSPPLLQVNRSSSNSPRTSETDDGVVGKSSDGEDEQQVPKGPIHSPVELKHVHATVVKVPEVNSSALPHKLRIKAKAMQIKVEAFDNEFEATQKLSSPIDMTSKRHFELEKHSAPSMVHSSLTPFSVQVTNIQDWSLKSEHWHQKELSGKTQNSFKTGVVEMKDSGYKVSDPENLYLKQGIANLSAEVVSLKRLIATQPISASDSG from the coding sequence ATGCAGCTGAGAAAAATGCAGACCATCAAAAAGGAGCAGGCATCTCTTGATGCCAATAGCAATGTGGACAAGATGATGGTCCTTAATTCTGCTTTAACGGAAGTGTCTGAAGACTCCACCACAGGTGAGGAGCTGCTTCTCAGTGAAGGAAGTGTGGGGAAAAACAAATCTTCTGCGTGTCGGAGGAAACGGGAGTTCATTCCCGATGAAAAGAAAGATGCGATGTATTGGGAAAAAAGGCGGAAAAATAATGAAGCTGCCAAAAGATCTCGTGAGAAGCGTCGACTGAATGACCTGGTTTTAGAGAACAAACTAATTGCACTGGGAGAAGAAAACGCCACTTTAAAAGCTGAGCTGCTTTCACTAAAATTAAAGTTTGGTTTAATTAGCTCCACAGCGTATGCTCAAGAGATTCAGAAACTCAGTAATTCTACAGCTGTGTACTTTCAAGATTACCAGACTTCCAAATCCAGTGTGAGCTCATTTGTGGACGAGCACGAACCCTCGATGGTGGCAAGCAGTTGTATTTCTGTCATTAAACACTCTCCACAAAGCTCGCTGTCCGATGTTTCAGAAGTGTCCTCGGTAGAGCACACACAGGAGAGCTCTGTGCAGGGAAGCTGCAGAAGTCCTGAAAACAAGTTCCAGATTATCAAGCAAGAGCCGATGGAATTAGAGAGCTACACAAGGGAGCCAAGAGATGACCGAGGCTCTTACACAGCGTCCATCTATCAAAACTATATGGGGAATTCTTTTTCTGGATACTCACACTCTCCCCCACTACTGCAAGTCAACCGATCCTCCAGCAACTCCCCGAGAACGTCGGAAACCGACGATGGTGTGGTAGGAAAGTCATCTGATGGCGAAGATGAGCAACAGGTCCCCAAGGGCCCCATCCATTCTCCAGTTGAACTCAAGCACGTGCATGCAACGGTGGTTAAAGTTCCAGAAGTGAATTCCTCTGCCTTGCCACACAAGCTCCGGATCAAAGCTAAAGCCATGCAGATCAAAGTAGAAGCCTTTGATAATGAATTTGAGGCCACGCAAAAACTTTCCTCACCTATTGACATGACATCTAAAAGACATTTTGAACTCGAAAAGCATAGTGCCCCAAGTATGGTACATTCTTCTCTTACTCCTTTCTCAGTGCAAGTGACTAACATTCAAGATTGGTCTCTCAAATCGGAGCACTGGCATCAAAAAGAACTGAGTGGCAAAACTCAGAATAGTTTCAAAACTGGAGTTGTTGAAATGAAAGACAGTGGCTACAAAGTTTCTGACCCAGAGAATTTGTATTTGAAGCAGGGGATAGCAAACTTATCTGCAGAGGTTGTCTCTCTGAAGAGACTTATAGCCACACAACCAATCTCTGCTTCAGACTCTGGGTAA